One segment of Desulfomicrobium macestii DNA contains the following:
- a CDS encoding glycosyltransferase, whose translation MLASSVRLAIITATFNTAEYLPRLIDSLKSQSDPDFIWIVADGGSTDETLALLRDAAKSLNVTVDTRSDFGIYDALNRSVRMADSDYYIVIGADDEFFPDAVAQYKVACRSTNADFVTALVEGAGRICGVRKRKWEWLYGPFAHVGCHAVGLAIRSSLHERFGYYSRSFPIAADQLFILEAIHGGATVCEQSFIAGKYYHGGFSGQDILGTLVEGFRVQVRVGHGLLLQLILLVARILKNWSRIKVWRA comes from the coding sequence ATGCTTGCCTCGTCAGTTCGCCTTGCAATCATAACTGCAACATTCAATACAGCCGAGTATCTCCCTCGCCTTATAGACTCCTTGAAGTCCCAAAGTGATCCGGATTTTATATGGATAGTCGCTGATGGTGGGTCGACTGATGAGACACTTGCGCTTCTGCGCGATGCAGCAAAGAGCTTAAATGTGACGGTAGATACGCGTTCGGACTTTGGAATTTATGATGCTCTCAACCGGAGTGTAAGAATGGCGGACAGTGATTATTATATTGTGATAGGCGCTGACGACGAGTTTTTCCCAGACGCCGTAGCGCAATACAAGGTCGCATGTAGAAGCACTAACGCAGATTTCGTGACCGCGCTCGTCGAAGGGGCTGGTCGTATCTGCGGAGTACGCAAAAGAAAGTGGGAGTGGTTATACGGACCATTTGCTCATGTGGGCTGTCACGCTGTGGGATTGGCCATTCGTAGCTCTCTGCATGAACGATTTGGGTATTACTCTCGATCATTTCCGATAGCAGCCGATCAACTTTTTATTTTAGAAGCCATACATGGCGGTGCCACAGTGTGTGAACAGTCCTTCATTGCCGGGAAATATTATCACGGAGGTTTCAGTGGGCAAGATATACTTGGAACACTCGTGGAGGGCTTTCGTGTTCAGGTACGAGTAGGGCACGGATTGTTGTTGCAGCTAATATTGTTGGTTGCGCGCATTCTTAAAAATTGGTCTCGTATCAAGGTGTGGCGGGCATGA
- a CDS encoding DDE-type integrase/transposase/recombinase, with protein MIEKSSQVSCTIIAYISMRKGFLYLVAIMDLHSRTGLSWRLSNSMVTYFCVAALEEALDKYGPPEIFNTDQSSLLTSQGFFKVLQENGIPISMDGRGCWMDNVFIERLWRSLEYENVYLNAYVTGSGARAGVGKWLKFYNSVRPHISLMDKTPGEFYRDNLQKAA; from the coding sequence GTGATTGAAAAAAGTAGTCAGGTCTCGTGCACCATCATCGCGTATATTTCTATGCGTAAGGGCTTCCTGTACTTGGTGGCGATCATGGACTTGCATAGCCGGACTGGTCTGTCTTGGCGGCTTTCTAACAGCATGGTTACGTACTTTTGCGTTGCTGCCCTTGAAGAGGCCCTGGATAAGTACGGCCCCCCAGAGATCTTCAACACTGATCAGAGCAGCCTGTTAACCAGCCAGGGCTTCTTTAAGGTCCTGCAGGAGAATGGGATTCCCATATCCATGGATGGTCGTGGCTGCTGGATGGATAACGTTTTCATCGAACGACTTTGGCGATCATTGGAATACGAAAACGTGTACCTCAACGCCTACGTGACCGGTTCGGGGGCCAGGGCCGGCGTTGGCAAGTGGTTAAAGTTCTATAACTCGGTCAGGCCTCATATTAGCCTGATGGATAAGACTCCCGGTGAGTTCTACCGGGACAACCTGCAAAAGGCGGCCTGA